Genomic window (Streptomyces sp. RerS4):
GAACGTCCGCAGAACGGCACGCGGCCTGTCGCTGCACGCCGTGGTCTGGCTGATCGGCGCGTTCGTCGTCGTGCCGCTGGTCTACGCGGTGATCTCCGGGTTCAAGAGCACCGGCGAGCTGACGACCAACCCGTTCGGGCTGCCGGAGCACTGGAAGACCGGCAATTACACCGGCATCCTCGGCGACGGAATGTTCTGGCGGCAGATCGCCAACAGTGCGGGCATCGCGATCGGCACGGCTTGCTGCACGGTGGCGGTCGCCGCGATGGCGGCGTTCGTCCTGGCCCGCTACGCCTTCCGGGGCAGGGAGTTGTTCTATACGCTGTTCACGATCGGGCTGATGTTCCCGTTCGCGGTGGCCGTCCTGCCGCTGTTCCTGCTGCTGCGCAACTTCGACCTGCTCGACAACCCGCTCGGAGTGATCCTCCCGCAGGCGGCCTTCGGGCTCCCCATGACCATCATCATTCTGCGCGGCTTCTTCCGGACCATCCCGGCGGAGATCGAGGAGGCGGCCGTCATGGACGGCTGCGGCAAGTTCCGTTTCTTCTGGAAGATCCTGCTGCCGATGGCGCGTCCGGCGCTCGGCACGGTCTCGGTGCTCGCGATCGTCGCGAGCTGGAACAACTTCTTCCTGCCGCTGCTGGTGTTCAACGACCCCCAATGGCAGACGATCCCGGTCGGCGTCCAGCAGTTCCAGGGTCAGTACTCCACCGACTACGCTCTCGTCCTCGCCTACATCGTGCTCGCCATGGTCCCCGCCCTCGCTTTCTACGCCGTCGCCGAGCGGCAGCTGATCGGCGGACTCACCGCGGGCGCCACCAAGGGCTGACCCGTCCCGCCCGACCTCCACCCCCCAGGAGACGCCGTGAAACGTCTGGCCGCATCGAGCGCAAAGTTGTTAGCGCTAACACCAGAGGAGTAGTCCGTCATGTCCATCTCCCGGATCCTCACCGCTCTGTCCGCCGCCGTCTGCCTGTCGGCCGGCCTCGCCGCCGCGCCCGCAGCCGCCGAGCCCCCTCCCCGGACGCTCGGCGAACTGGCCAAGAAGCACCACAAGTACTTCGGCTCCGCCACCGACAACCCCGAGTTCACCGACGCCGCCTATCTGAAGCTCCTCGGCAGCGAATTCGGGCAGACCACCCCCGGCAACGCCATGAAGTGGTACGCCACCGAGCCCGAACGCGGCGTCTTCGACTTCACCGCCGCCGACGAGGTCGTCGCGTTCGCCCAGGCCCACCACCAGAAGGTCCGCGGCCACACCCTCATCTGGCACAACCAGCTCCCCGCCTGGCTCACCGAGGGAACCTGGACCGCCGACGAGCTGCGCGCCATCCTCAAGCACCACATACAGACGGTGGTCCGCCACTTCAAGGGCCAGGTGATCCACTGGGACGTCGTCAACGAGGCCTTCAACGAAGACGGCACCTACCGCGAGACGCTCTTCCACAAGACGCTCGGCCCCGGCTACATCGCCGACGCACTGCGCTGGGCCCACGAGGCCGACCGGCACGCCAAGCTGTACCTCAACGACTACAACGTCGACTGGATCGGCCCCAAGAGCGACGCCTATTACACCCTCATCAAGCAGTTGAAGGCCGACGGCGTCCCGGTGGAGGGCTTCGGCATCCAGGGCCACCTGGCGCTCCAGCACGGCTTCCCCGCCGACGTCCAGCGGAACATGCAGCGCTTCGCCGACCTCGGGGTCGAGGTCGCGATCACCGAGCTCGACATCAGGATGAACCTCCCCGCGACCCCCGAGAAGCTCGCCACGCAGGCCACCTGGTACGCCGACTACGTCAAGGCCTGCCTGGCGGTCAGGAAATGCGTCGGCGTCACCATCTGGGACTACACGGACAAGTACTCGTGGATCCCCTCCGTCTTCCCCGGCGAGGGCGCGGCGCTGCCCTACGACGAGAACCTGGTGCCCAAGCCCGCCTATCGCGCGATCAGGAAGGTGCTGGGCGGATGATCAGGACGGCGATCGTCGCGACGGGCGGGATCGCGGGCCCCTGCCACATACCCGCCCTCCGGGCGCAGGCGCACCGGGCCGTGGTCGTGGCGGCCGTCGACGTGGACGCCGCACGCGCCGAGGAGCCCGCCGTCGCGGGGACGTTCACCACCGGGTCGACCGGCGTGAAGTGGGAGCCGCCGGACGACCTGCCCAGCTCGCACACCGCCCAGCTCGCGGGCTTCCCGGACGGCTACGAAGCGGGCATCCGGCCCGACCTCGGCAGGTCCATCCACGTCGCGGAACACCCGTGGTGACCCCGTTCCCCGGCGGCGTGGGGATCTCCGGGCTGACCGTGTACGACTGGGAGGCCGCCGACGGGCTGTGCGGCGGTGCCCCCCACATGCACCTCGTCTGTTCCGAAGCCTACGTCGTCACCGGCGGCGCGGGCAGCGTCCAGACCCTCACCACCTCCGGCTTCGCCGACACCCCGCTGCACCCCGGCGACGTCGTCTGGTTCACCCCCGGCACGATCCACCGCCTCGTCAACGACGGCGGCTTGCGCCTCGTGGTGCTCATGCAGAACAGCGGGCTCCCCGAGGCGGGCGACGCCGTCTTCACCTTCCCCGCTCCGCTGCTGGCCGATCCCCACGCCTACCGGAAGGCGGCAGCCCTGACCGGCGATCACGCCGCGGCAGCGCGCCGCCGCCGCGACCTGGCGGTCGAGGGCTTCCTGGCCTTGCGCGAAGGCGGGTTGCCGCAGTTCCACATCGCGGCCCACCGCCTGAAGAGCGAACTCCTGGACGCCTGGTGGACCCGCTGGCGTAACGGCCCCCTGGCCGCGGCCCTCACGACCGGCCGTCAGCTGGAACGGCTGAAGGCCTCAGACCTCACCCACCTCGGCCACGGTGCGGTGTCACGCCTGGAGCGCCCGGAGCGCCGGCGCTTCGGCATGTGCGGCCGCCTTCACACCTATCCCCTCCCCGACCCTCCGACAACGTGGCCGCCGCGCGGCCCGTCGGGGTCACCTCACCCCCACCCCTCGAAGGAGCTCTCCTGATGTGGTCTCGCCATCCGTCCCAGGTGCACGTGAGACGGCTGCTCGCCGTCCTCGCGCCCCTGCTGCT
Coding sequences:
- a CDS encoding endo-1,4-beta-xylanase; this encodes MSISRILTALSAAVCLSAGLAAAPAAAEPPPRTLGELAKKHHKYFGSATDNPEFTDAAYLKLLGSEFGQTTPGNAMKWYATEPERGVFDFTAADEVVAFAQAHHQKVRGHTLIWHNQLPAWLTEGTWTADELRAILKHHIQTVVRHFKGQVIHWDVVNEAFNEDGTYRETLFHKTLGPGYIADALRWAHEADRHAKLYLNDYNVDWIGPKSDAYYTLIKQLKADGVPVEGFGIQGHLALQHGFPADVQRNMQRFADLGVEVAITELDIRMNLPATPEKLATQATWYADYVKACLAVRKCVGVTIWDYTDKYSWIPSVFPGEGAALPYDENLVPKPAYRAIRKVLGG
- a CDS encoding carbohydrate ABC transporter permease, with the protein product MNVRRTARGLSLHAVVWLIGAFVVVPLVYAVISGFKSTGELTTNPFGLPEHWKTGNYTGILGDGMFWRQIANSAGIAIGTACCTVAVAAMAAFVLARYAFRGRELFYTLFTIGLMFPFAVAVLPLFLLLRNFDLLDNPLGVILPQAAFGLPMTIIILRGFFRTIPAEIEEAAVMDGCGKFRFFWKILLPMARPALGTVSVLAIVASWNNFFLPLLVFNDPQWQTIPVGVQQFQGQYSTDYALVLAYIVLAMVPALAFYAVAERQLIGGLTAGATKG
- a CDS encoding cupin domain-containing protein translates to MTPFPGGVGISGLTVYDWEAADGLCGGAPHMHLVCSEAYVVTGGAGSVQTLTTSGFADTPLHPGDVVWFTPGTIHRLVNDGGLRLVVLMQNSGLPEAGDAVFTFPAPLLADPHAYRKAAALTGDHAAAARRRRDLAVEGFLALREGGLPQFHIAAHRLKSELLDAWWTRWRNGPLAAALTTGRQLERLKASDLTHLGHGAVSRLERPERRRFGMCGRLHTYPLPDPPTTWPPRGPSGSPHPHPSKELS